tttatttatttaatctgaaAACTTGTATACCAGCCTGCCTCTCGTTCCCTGTTACTGTATGTGTGCTCATATACATTTTAGGTGCCGTAAAACCAGCTAGAAGGCCTCTCATTAGTTGGTACAACAAAGACAATGTTGGCATGCTGCACAAATTCATGGTGAAAGAACCCAGGCTGTTGTGGAACGGACTTTTACGTACATGGTGAGAACATCATTAGAGCAAGCTGAAATTCCAGTACATCTAACATTTTCTCCTTGTTATCACATGTGCAAACTGTTCCTCACGTTACCTTTGCAGGACAGTAGTGATGCGTCGCGAACGAAACAGCTCTTAGAGCCGGCTCTTTGAAGTTACACGGTAGTTACagtcgcagtagcacaggaacagagcaggagggagagagagagaaagagagccaggggcaAGAACAAGAGACAACCTCATCACAtcagaaaggtatagtaatcatccacgaCTATTTTCATTtacggatgataaaggattcagaaagtttattcatgcagtgaaTCCTATATATGCaattccaagcaggaaaacactCTCCACAAAAATCCCaggcctatatgacagagaatgtgcatcttctttttgttttgcatattttaatttatattttattgtgttgtggtttgcagtgttttgtgttgtttcactttaactttgtttaaaaggaaaagctgaaaatttaaatagttaaaagttgaagtgtaaatagttgttttttgtactttataatttatttattacattttatgtagcgtgaataaataaaagtatatttatggtGACCCTTAGAGACAAAACacagccgaaagagccggttctctataAAGAGCCGGAATTCCCATCACTACAGGACAGATAATAAATGACTCTTGCATGAGAAACTAGAGGCGGTGCCCTTTTTATTAGAGGGACTGGATAATACCGAAATCAGAGTCCTGTCGCCTTTACCGGCCGCTGGTCTGGACAAGGAGGTCACATATGAGAAGTTTCACCAGGTCAGTCACAGTTTGGGTGACCTCGTTGGACAGTACTTTACTGGGGAGAAGCCAAAAGGTCAACTGGAGATCGAGGGAATTCTCAAAGTAAGTCATTATATTCAAACTTGAATGAATTAGTGTTCACTTCATAAAGCCTAATTTACTGCCAATATtaatgtcaagagatttattctaaagacacttcttcagctaagtctaagggtagaaacacacacagacgctgtgtttttcacttgtatacaagggcggtcacagaacgctcacaacagagtgggggccctgtgatcagcgctctgttcttgcacttgtctttatttatatgcaaaaataatacaacagtgaatacgtctattcataggcagaggaaagttagtgcgtagggagtgaagataagagcggtttaggtgtatgcatgtgtgttgtgggatacagaaggacgcggcctctcttcttgttagggagcgtcagataagagtgtccagctctcctcttcctggcaggagtgaaataataacagcttgttcagctgtgagaaagaatttataaaacagtcctgtagtggacaacagtctaagtcatcaaaaggtcaacatacagtattctatcatatgcaaacttatatcattaaaagcttatactgactactaagtacaactCTCCGTTGAcaattaataatttattctttttGATAAGTGACACACCTTTGTTCCAGGTGGGGACAAATATTACGGGTGTAGGCGAGTTGAAGCTGGACACAGATGGCACTCTGAGTCTTCGACCCCCTTCTAACGGTTCACAGTACTTCCTGACCCCAGTGGACTTCGACGCCACACAAGGAGAGAATGAGAACTTTTTGGTGGAAAGTGTAGGTCATTATTTCTGCTTTGGCAGGGGCAGCAATCAATTTCTGGGCCAGGTTACGCTACTACCGCCACCTTGAGGCTCACAGGGAGCAGGAAAGAAAGGAATTTAACAGACTGCTGGCTGAAGCCGCAAGACAGCAAAATAATGTACCAGGACAGGACAACCTTCAAGGCGTGGCCATGTGTGTTATTTGCCTCAATCAGCCCTGTATCTGTGTCTTGTTGGACTGTGGACACGTGTGCTGCTGCCACACCTGCTACCAGGCTCTGCCACAGCAATATTGCCCTATTTGTAGACAGAGGATTGTAAGAGTGCTACCTCTGTATCAAGTCTGACGTAGCTGTGGAAGCAGGTCACCTCAGTAGAAGCTTCGAGTCTAAACTGCTACACTTATTAAATCAAAAATTAAATGTGAGTCATGTTGTGAAAACATTTTGTCCATAACGGAGATTTGTTGTGGGAAATATGGGAATATAAAACAAGTGGAAAAATGTGTAAACTTGTGCAATacagatgtttgttttgctGAGTGCTCATGTGCCTTGTTTTAGCATTTTCTACTGAGTGATGGTACTTTaaagtaaatggactgattcttttaTAGTGCTTTCCTGCCCtgcctgagcactcaaagcactttacacaacttcCCTCATTCACCGGTTCAAGGAAGCATTTTTTTGCTGGGATTTTAACTGGGACAGCAGCCTTAATCCCTCTGAAGACTGATGACCCAAGCTTTGAAGAAACAGTTGGTGCTACCAGCCAGCTTACACAGACAAATGCACATCTGACTACAGCTCCTGGAATTGATTGCCTGTACAAATATATCAATACAGTGGTCGGAAAGATAGAAAATACTTCAACAAGTGCTGGGAGCATAGAAAACTGTTCTAGCTGTTCAAAAAACAAGGATACGTGGATGCTCAAATCTTCACAAtgtacaaacaaaaaagactgTGCACTGTGCAGACTGTGGAAACCATTGTGAAATTTACCTTCTTGCTGTTGCTGCTAAATTGCTACTGTAGCCCAAATCCTCTGTCACCTTCAGAAATATCTATTAGAAGAGATTTTTCCTGAAAGCCAGTGTGGCTTCCAGTCTTTCACCCACTGTGGACATGGTCAAAGGagttcacctctcatccgagaagcttcttcagttctaaggtcaaatggccgaggtccatctgacctcaggaattcacatgacaaggtggggccaggtttcacaatgggctcacctgaaaccctggctgattaggtcccacacccgctctcacaccttggcgcatgtgattagaggatcaccagggggtcctttgtccctcattggggggatactcccactgggtttaaatctgggactctcggccatttgaccttagaactgaagaagcttctcggatgagaggtgaaacgtcttcaagcaacttaaagaagtccagacgcttttctttgcaaactcctttaactacgatgacctggatgactgagaaccttcacagacacactgtggaCATGATCGTTATACTAGTACGACTGCAAGAACAGTGCATTGAATAacatttttgttgattttataaACACTTTGGACGCAGTAGTCAGAGCGCTGTACGGTTGCCGGATATCTTTGAATCACCAGACAAATACAAGCAACTGGTTCTTCTAGTTATCAGCAAGCATCAGCCCAGACACATGGCCACTGAAATTCCTGGACcgcaaataaaaatctcttaaactcatgttttcttaaaaataaaatatagaaaacaagtaaaatgtttaaactaagacattttactatttcattagaatagaatagaatagaattcaactttattgtcattgcacatgtcacaggtacagggcaacgaaatgcagtttgcatccatccagaaagtgctttagtcgtgatatagatatattacaatataaattagcaataatagagatgtgtaagtatattacagaaatgggtctattatggtatgttataatgtacacagtgtgaagtatgttatgaatattctataactataagtatgtacaggctgtagtgagtacaagctatgtacaggctatgaacaggatataaatatgaaataaaaactatacagaaatctgagaaatacagttatacagaatgtgaactatgtaagttataaacagttgtgggattaaaaattatcgtatgtacagaatgattatctacacagaactatacagtagtggtaaagtgctagtggttgtgggtgtgtgtatgttcagtccatgagtttaacgtgggtcagatgtcaggaggcagagttcaggagtctgacagctgtggggaagaagctgttccggtacctggtggtcttagtccggaggctcctgtagcgcctcccagagggcaggagggtgaagagtctatgtgatgggtgactggggtctctgatgattttcccagcccttttcagacaccgcttcctgtagatgtcctttatggcaggaagtggtgctccggcgatgcgctgggcagttttcacgaccctctgcaacgccttccggtccgaggcagagcagttcccgtaccagactgttatacagttggtcaggatgctctcgatggtgcagcgatagaagttcaccaggatgtctgaggacaggtggttcttcctcagagtcctcaagaagaagaggcgctggtgagccttcttgaccagcttggagcagttggtcgtccaggtgagatcctcggagatgtggactcccaggaacttgaagctgctcacacgctccacagccgtccccttaatgtggatgggtggatgtgggtcagcattcctcctgtagtccacgatgagctccttagtcttctcggtgttaagcagcaggttgtttgtgtcgcaccactcagccagacgatccacctcctccctgtaggcggcctcgtcgttgtcactgatgaggccaatcaccgtggtgtcatctgcaaacttaatgatggtgttggaaccatcagcaggtctgcagtcgtgggtgaagagggagtagaggaaagggctcatcacacagccttgtggtacaccggtgttcattgtgattgttgatgagcagcggttatccagtcggacatgttgggggcggttggtcaggaagtccagtaaccatttgcagatgagggaactgatgcccaggtctgtcagtttcctgatgagttgtgaggggtggattgtgttgaatgctgaactgaagtctataaacagcattctggcgtaggtgttgttgttgtccaggtgtgagaggacagagtgcagtgcgatggacactgcatcctctgtgctcctgttctggcggtatgcaaattggtgggggtccagggtggggggagacaggatttgaagtgtgctaagaccagctgctctaagcacttagtgatgatgggggtgagggctactgggcggtagtcaatgaggctagatgggttggagtttttgggtatcgggacgatggaggtggatttgaagcaggccggtaccacagcgtgggccaaggacaggttgaatatgtctgtcaggactcctgcaagctccccagaacacgctctgagaacacgcccggggataccatcaggacctgcagccttgtggacattgatcctgctcagcaccgctcctacatcggtgggggagagagtcagaggttggtggtctggcgtcatgtctgttatggttgtggttgtggggttgcctcgctcaaaacgagcataaaagttgttgagctcgttgaggaaggaggcatcagaggatgtgggggagggtttggtggtcctgtagtctgtaatggtctggagtggCAAGGACCTTAAAAGCAAAGCTCCAAGGTGATATAATTGTAATATCAAAATGTCCCCATGAGCAATATGGTTTTAAGcatccttgccacatgcgtattaaaaatattaggtaactttcattttaatggcagcaacacatctaAGAAAACATTTGGTGGATCATGTAATTAAaagtatgatttaaaaaaaaaaaaaaaaaagacagttgaGGATCTGGAATCCTATATCAGACAAGAACGGGACAAAATTCCTCTCCAAACgtccagcagctggtctcctcagttccAGAACATTTACAGGCTGTTGTTAAAAAAGAGGGTACGatacacagtggtaaacataGCCCTGATCCAATTCGCTTAAGATCTTTTTTGCTCGTATGATATTATTTATCTTCTGTTGTGGTTTTATAGTTTCATTTGGTTTatatctacattttatacagtgCAAAGCTTTTTGGAAATGGGGTTGTTTGCATATTTGTGTCTCTGTCTGGTTCTTTGAAGTTATAATTTACAGCCTTTGTCAAAGAGAAATATTGTTTTAGGAATAATTGGGGCTTTGGGACACTATTGTACTGTTAGTTAATTGTCATATAGAGAATGGACTATCCTGGGGTTTTGTGTAAAATCTATGCGTGCCATATTTTAGTTGACTTGTGAGGGCCAACAGACCTGAATAAAATGAGCAAAACAAAATCAGATAGgtcaaaatgtaattatttgagGGTTCGATGTTATATTTTCACATTATTAAGAGACAGTATAACAATGCCTGTTACTTAAAAGCAAAGCTCCAAGGTGATATAATTGCAATATCAAAATGTCCCCATGAGCAATATGGTTTTAAGCATTCTTTTTTGCAGAATGACTGAAAGAAATGGTTGTGCAAATTACGAAAAATattcagaaacttgtgtgttttaAGGAGTTTCTTTTCACATATGATCCAGTTCTTCTATTTAGAACTGTGCTTTTGCATTGTTAGAATGCATAATTGTTGTGACTACTGATGCTTTAAGACCTCCATAAATATTCAGTGGGTTAAAGGTCGCTTGACACTAGAAGAATGTCAGTATTAGTCAGCACTCCAACTAACCTTAGATTAGCAAGCAGCATGTCTGGCATTACTGCTGCTATGTCTCAGCCCACTCCAAGTTTGGTCTTTTCTCCGTCCTGAGAAGATTATTAATGTCACTACTTTCAAGTCGGTTAACTTAAACAATCCTCATGAGTATTTAAGATCTATCCTAAAAACCCCTCTTAACCCAATATGAACAAAACCAACATATGAGAAATGTGTACTGCAATTGCAGTCTGGACTGCTAAGTGAGAGAGAAATCTTAATGGCCATCAACTTCTGTTGCTGAAGCCACATGGTTCCTCTTTGTATGAACTGCTAGAGCATGTGACTGATAACACAAGCAGAGCTACAGACAAACCAAAACTATTAGCCATATGTTGTTATACATACAGAACAATGTGCAATCAGATAAACTGCTCTGGCTACACTTCAGagaataaacagtaaaacttaaATGTATGTTTCTGTCTGAACAAACACTATTACAGTACGTAAATCAGGAGGCTGCTACTGATATGTTTATCTGCATGATTTTGCATATCATGTACAATCATAACAAAACACCCACCCAATGTCTGCACTGGCGCATCAAAACATAAATTGAATGGGagccggtgttctgacaaaacgtCATACCTTGTCAAAACATCCTACCGTAGCGTAAATTTATGGTCTAGTCTATCAATCCATGCTACCTTATCAAAATATGCTACCTTACGTGGTTAATGGCTACATCGTACATATCgataggtaggatgttcagatggccaaatcacactattaaaacatgcttcaagcttggatttatttaggtaggatgttcaggtggccaaatcacactattgaaacatgcttactgcttggatttatttaggtaggatgttcagatggccaaatcacactatgaaaactactgcttggatttatttaggtaggatgttcaggtggccaaatcacactattaaaacatgcttcaagcttggatttatttaggtaggatgttcaggtggccaaatcacactattaaaactactgcttggatttatttaggtaggatgttcaggtggccaaatcacactattaaaactactgcttggatttatttaggtaggatgttcagtggccaaatcacactataaaacatgcttctgcttggatttatttaggtaggatgttcagatggccaaatcacactataaaacatgcttctgcttggatttatttaggtaggatgttcagtggccaaatcacactattaaaacatgcttctgcttggatttatttaggtaggatgttcaggtggccaaatcacactattaaaacatgcttcaagcttggatttatttaggtaggatgttcaggtggccaaatcacactattaaaacatgcttcaagcttggatttatttaggtaggatgttcaggtggccaaatcacactattaaaactactgcttggatttatttaggtaggatgtcagtggccaaatcacactattaaacatcttactgcttggattttttaggtaggatgttcaggtggccaaatcacactattaaaacatgcttactgcttggatttatttaggtaggatgttcagtggccaaatcacactattaaaacatcttatgcttggatttatttaggtaggatgttcagtggccaaatcacactattaaaacttagcttggatttatttaggtaggatgttcaggtggccaaatcacactattaaaacatgcttcagcttggatttatttaggtaggatgttcaggtggccaaatcacactattaaacatgcttactgcttggatttatttaggtaggatgttcaggtggccaaatcacactattaaaactactgcttggatttatttaggtaggatgttcaggtggccaaatcacactattaaaactactgcttggatttatttaggtaggatgttcagtggccaaatcacactattaaaacatgcttctgcttggatttatttaggtaggatgttcaggtggccaaatcacactattaaaacatgcttctgcttggatttatttaggtaggatgttcaggtggccaaatcacactattaaaacatgcttcaagcttggatttatttaggtaggatgttcaggtggccaaatcacactattaaaacatcttctgcttggatttatttaggtaggatgttcaggtggccaaatcacactattaaaacatgcttcagcttggatttatttaggtaggatgttcaggtggccaaatcacactataaaacatgcttcaagcttggatttatttaggtaggatgttcaggtggccaaatcacactattaaaacatgcttcgcttggatttatttaggtaggatgttcaggtggccaaatcacactattaaaactactgcttggatttatttaggtaggatgttcaggtggccaaatcacactattaaaactactgcttggatttatttaggtaggatgttcaggtggccaaatcacactattaaaacatcttcgcttggatttatttaggtaggatgttcaggtggccaaatcacactattaaaactactgcttggatttatttaggtaggatgttcaggtggccaaatcacactattaaaactactgcttggatttatttaggtaggatgttcaggtggccaatcacactattaaaactactgcttggatttatttaggtaggatgttcaggtggccaaatcacactattaaacatgcttactgcttggatttatttagtaggatgttcaggtggccaaatcacactattaaaacatgcttactgcttggatttatttaggtaggatgttcaggtggccaaatcacactattaaaacatgcttactgcttggatttatttaggtaggatgttcaggtggccaaatcacactattaaaacatgcttactgcttggatttatttaggtaggatgttcaggtggccaaatcacactataaaacatgcttactgcttggatttatttaggtaggatgttcaatcacactattaaaacatgcttactgcttggatttatttaggtaggatgttcaggtggccaaatcacactattaaaacatgcttactgcttggatttatttaggtaggatgttcaggtggccaaatcacactattaaaacatgcttctgcttggatttatttaggtaggatgttcagtggccaaatcacactattaaacatgcttactgcttggatttatttaggtaggatgttcaggtggccaaatcacactattaaaacatcttactgcttggatttatttaggtaggatgttcagtggccaaatcacactattaaaacatcttactgcttggatttatttaggtaggatgttcaggtggccaaatcacactattaaaacatgcttactgcttggatttatttaggtaggatgttcaggtggccaaatcacactattaaaacatgcttcaagcttggatttatttaggtaggatgttcagtggccaaatcacactattaaaactactgcttggatttatttaggtaggatgttcagtggccaatcacactattaaactactgcttggatttatttaggtaggatgttcaggtggccaaatcacactattaaaacatgcttagcttggatttatttagtaggatgttcaggtggccaaatcacactattaaaacatgcttcaagcttggatttatttaggtaggatgttcagatggccaaatcacactatcaaaacatgcttactgcttggatttatttaggtaggatgttcaggtggccaaatcacactattaaaactactgcttggatttatttaggtaggatgttcaggtggccaaatcacactattaaaacatgcttactgcttggatttatttaggtaggatgttcaggtggccaaatcacactattaaaacatgcttactgcttggatttatttaggtaggatgttcaggtggccaaatcacactattaaaacatgcttactgcttggatttatttaggtaggatgttcagtggccaaatcacactattaaaacatgcttactgcttggatttatttaggtaggatgttcaggtggccaaatcacactataaaactaGTTATTTATGATTCAGTGGCAATCacctattaaaactactgcttggatttatttaggtaggatgttcaggtggccaaatcacactattaaaactactgcttggatttattaggtaggatgttcaggtggccaaatcacactattaaaacatctactgcttggatttatttaggtaggatgttcaggtggccaaatcacactattaaaacatgcttcaagcttggatttatttaggtaggatgttcaggtggccaaatcacactattaaaactactgcttggatttatttaggtaggatgttcaggtggccaaatcacactattaaaactactgcttggatttatttaggtaggatgttcaggtggccaaatcacactattaaaacatgcttcgcttggatttatttaggtaggatgttcaggtggccaaatcacactattaaaacatgcttactgcttggatttatttaggtaggatgttcaggtggccaaatcacactattattTAGTAGATGTCGTCATACATTAAatatgcttggatttatttaggtaggatgttcaggtggccaaatcacactattaaaacatgcttactgcttggatttatttaggtaggatgttcaggtggccaaatcacactattaaaacatgcttagcttggatttatttaggtaggatgttcaggtggccaaatcacactattaaaactactgcttggatttatttaggtggatgttcaggtggccaaatcacactattaaaacatgcttactgcttggatttatttaggtaggatgttcaggtggccaaatcacactattaaaactactgcttggatttatttaggtaggatgttcaggtggccaaatcacactattaaaacatgcttactgcttggatttatttaggtaggatgttcaggtggccaaatcacactattaaaactgcttcgcttggatttatttaggtaggatgttcaggtggccaaatcacactattaaaactactgcttggatttatttaggtaggatgttcaggtggccaaatcacactattaaaacatgcttcgcttggatttatttaggtaggatgttcaggtggccaaatcacactattaaaaagcttctgcttggatttatttaggtaggatgttcaggtggccaaatcacactattaaacatctactgcttggatttatttaggtaggatgttcaggtggccaaatcacactattaaaacatgcttagcttggatttatttaggtaggatgttcaggtggccaaatcacactattaaaacatcttcgcttggatttatttaggtaggatgttcaggtggccaaatcacactattaaaacatcttagcttggatttatttaggtaggatgttcaggtggccaaatcacactattaaaacatgcttcaagcttggatttatttaggtaggatgttcaggtggccaaatcacactattaaaacatgcttactgcttggatttatttaggtaggatgttcaggtggccaaatcacactattaaaacatgcttatgcttggatttatttaggtaggatgttcaggtggccaaatcacactattaaaactactgcttggatttatttaggtaggatgttcaggtggccaaatcacactattaaaacatgcttcaagcttggatttatttaggtaggatgttcaggtggccaaatcacactattaaaactactgcttggatttatttaggtaggatgttcaggtggccaatcacactattaaaactctgcttggattatttaggtaggatgttcaggtggccaaatca
Above is a genomic segment from Oreochromis niloticus isolate F11D_XX unplaced genomic scaffold, O_niloticus_UMD_NMBU tig00006522_pilon, whole genome shotgun sequence containing:
- the LOC109198069 gene encoding mitochondrial ubiquitin ligase activator of nfkb 1-A-like translates to MVNILKVTPGACLQHVIIEGAVKPARRPLISWYNKDNVGMLHKFMVKEPRLLWNGLLRTCVANETALRAGSLKLHGSYSRSSTGTEQEGEREKESQGQEQETTSSHQKEGLDNTEIRVLSPLPAAGLDKEVTYEKFHQVSHSLGDLVGQYFTGEKPKGQLEIEGILKVGTNITGVGELKLDTDGTLSLRPPSNGSQYFLTPVDFDATQGENENFLVESVGHYFCFGRGSNQFLGQVTLLPPP